The Paramisgurnus dabryanus chromosome 3, PD_genome_1.1, whole genome shotgun sequence genome includes a window with the following:
- the tmem205 gene encoding transmembrane protein 205 — MTTEGDPTDWVKVLHLLVISFTWGMQVWVSFIAGFVLISQVSMHTFGLVQSKLFPFYFNCLLGGNAVNLAIYAVYHPRELLDWHEGIQMILFFVAVIMAGLNVQWFGPSTTESMEVMREIEQEHGLGAEVGMGSNRDGYTKLREQDPKYKEHRATFYRYHGLSNLCNLAGFISTTINLIYLALNLGTI, encoded by the exons ATGACTACTGAAGGAGATCCAACTGATTGGGTAAAAGTGCTTCACCTTTTGGTGATTTCATTCACCTGGGGAATGCAAGTGTGGGTGTCTTTCATAGCAG GATTTGTGCTGATTTCCCAGGTTTCCATGCACACGTTTGGTCTTGTCCAAAGCAAGTTGTTCCCTTTTTATTTCAACTGCCTGTTGGGTGGTAATGCAGTAAATCTGGCCATTTATGCAGTGTACCATCCTAGAGAACTGCTGGACTGGCATGAGGGCATACAG atgattttgttttttgtgGCCGTGATTATGGCCGGTCTGAATGTGCAGTGGTTCGGCCCGTCTACCACAGAGAGCATGGAGGTCATGAGAGAGATCGAGCAGGAACATGGTTTGGGAGCGGAAGTGGGCATGGGATCCAACAGGGACGGATATACCAAACTCCGCGAGCAGGATCCGAAGTACAAGGAACACAGAGCCACTTTCTATCGCTACCATGGTCTGTCCAACCTTTGTAACCTGGCTGGCTTTATCTCCACTACCATTAACCTCATTTACCTGGCTCTTAATTTAGGAACTATATGA
- the elof1 gene encoding transcription elongation factor 1 homolog: MGRRKSKRKPPPKKKMTGNLDTQFTCPFCNHEKSCDVKMERSRNTGIISCTVCLEEFQTPITYLSEPVDVYSDWIDACEAANQ, from the exons ATGGGTCGCAGAAAGTCAAAGAGAAAACCTCCTCCCAAGAAAAAGATGACGGGAAACTTGGATACCCAGTTCACGTGCCCCTTCTGTAACCACGAGAAATCATGTGACGTAAAAAT gGAACGAAGTCGAAATACTGGGATAATCTCGTGTACGGTGTGTCTAGAAGAATTTCAGACGCCCATAACGT ATCTCTCGGAACCCGTGGACGTGTACAGTGATTGGATAGACGCTTGTGAAGCAGCCAATCAGTAG